CTTCTTAGCATTTCTAAGAGATGATTTTAATGGATGAGAATGAGACCCAGTTGATAGTGAGTTAGTATAGTTGGATCTATGCTAACTTTGAAGTGGATGTAAAATTGTAAACTAAGGATATATATTTGATTCATTCCTCTTGTGTTGTAGCAAATTTTCTGCATAATATAATGAGAAAATACTAAACTAGAATTATATTGTCATAATGAAACTTCAAAGAACATAAATATAAGATTAATCATTCTTGTTCTTGCGAATTTTGCTTTAACATGATAGTCATCCATTACCATGggtaattattatataatagaACATAAAGAAATCCTAACATGTCAAGTATAAAATGAATATGAAAATAGATATGAAAACATATTGGTTAATGATAGACAGTACCCATAATTGAAAATCACTAAGAAAAAGGAGGGAGCCTTTTTATgatcattttgaaaaaaatagattaaacaaatgaaaaaggacaaaaataataacacTGCATAACTAATTACCAACTAATTCTAAACATGAAGACATTGATTGAGTTCAAAATGTATCCTTTGTATTGAAATCAtgataaagaaatataaaaatttattatctaCAGTAAATCAATAAGACATATTAATATCGAAGAATTCAATATTACGTGGACATAGAATGTAAAAATCAAAGTGTATTATGACTAAAATAAGAAATAACTGAAACtcttaataaaagaaaatatatgaaaaaaatcCGCTTATGTGGAGCGAATTTAATAAGTTTCCTAATAAGGAGGTGCCAAATCAAATTACTCCTTTATAAGATGTACCATTATGATACAAATATTTCTTACCTATCTGATGGTTACTAATatgaataatattatatgaaTCATAGTATATTGAATGAATTATTAAAGATGAGAATAATACACACATAGATATGTATATGTGTACATCGGTTTAGTTAATGATAGAAATTGTTGAAGTTACACATAAATATGATTACATatcattatattattttataataggtAGCATTTTGGTGTTAAAAATATTAACGTAATGTATTTTGGTGTCAGTATATTTGTctctttcttttaaatttattttagaaaaatatctcttttataattatatgaaaTCAACATTTAatgaattattaattattataattgtcaatcattctaattatactaattattagttattataatataatttttaatcaaaCATAATTAGACATAAATATGATCTAAATTGTTAATAGATTTGTTAATATTCATTCTAATACACATGTGTATCATATAGtatcaaattaatattaatatcaataattaatttttataatgaaTTTTATGCTACTAAAGGTTATATATAGTATTTCTTTCGTAGTTTATGAGTCTAAATTTAAGAgccaaaatattttgtttaattttttaatttgttattctTTCTTAACTATTTCgtagaataaaaatatatttttcgattttcatCGAAGTCGATCCTTTTAAGGTATAAGTTTccattttttatgatatttttttatgtggtcattttattattattcttttgataatttgatGATAATTATTCTTACTCAAAACGTATTATTTTCATCTAACATTACAACATGATTATCCTTTGCCGTAATCATTTACAATGCGTCACATCCATCAAATACCACCTCAAGTTGTATTCACTAATCCAGATTCTAATTACATATATGTAAGAGTTCAACAAAAGGACAGTGAACTCAATTTTACTAAAAGATAGTTGAATCTACTCATATATTGTGACCAACCTAATAAAATATGAGTAGGGACAGAAACACAAATCATTGAAGGGccccaaatttttattttgttgaaaaaaaataaattttatggaGATGCCCCACCCTTTTTATTACCAAGTCCCtctttttacaaaaaaaaacctcttttttaaattataatatataaatataattcatTAATAATTTAGAGTAAGTCCAAAAAAATGTCCACATATTCTTGTATAGTGTTAATAAGTTATAGTAGTCCTAGGCGTAACCcactttatttaaaaattaaaattaaaatttctatTTTTCCTTCCAATATCCTCGTTTATAGTAGTCCTAGGCTTACCTAGCTTTTTTTTAGATAACTCTTTTTACCTTTTCTCTCAATAACTGTTTCTGATATCTCACTTAGTACTTTTTTCattaaaaagaaacaaagaaaaattaacactGAAGAGTAGAAAATGTAATGTAAACcaatgaaggagaagaagagatAGATTGTAAGCTATGAGAACCCAAACTGTGTGCTCACTCCTTACTTCAACTTCTGACCATTTATCCCTTTTAAAGAGGAGTAAAGTTTTCAAAACTTGATCTTGGTTTGAACACTTTTGACTTGTTCTTCTTCCCTAAATAACACAATAACAACACAGAAAAGAGATGGGACAGCAACAGTGATTAAAATTAACATGCATTCTTACCTAgttgtttctcttttttttttttaattttcttcaaGAATTTGAGCCATTCATCAATTCTTTTACTTCAAATTTTTGTTCTTGACCTTTGATTTGTAGTAAAGTTTTATAGCCTCtattttcttcaactttttcgAACAATGTATGTAGGAGGAAGGCAGTTTCAACAAATTACAATTGAaacagaaatataaaaataattttctgaTTCACCCTTTGATTTGATCTTTGCTTTTGTGTCCTAACTTctaacttttcttcttctttctcttttgttatttgattttggtaatcatctttttcttctttattttgaattctaatctgacttttcttttttttgtttgttattgGAGCTAATCGTCTGGATTggagagagaagaggaagaatgaGTTCGGTCACTTTGACTTTAGTTCAAAGAAAAAAGTGTTACATCTTTCTATCTTAGTTAGTCATCAGCAATAAATGTTATGGGcctccaaaaaataaaatatttattgttgGGCTTTACTTATTgttatttcatttaattttggCGTACACACTAGTCAAATAATTTATTCACACAATTTGAACTTTTGGCCCAATATTATAATCTTTAATCATTGAAATAGAAGAATCCATTTGAATTGATAACTTATGAGGTCGGTTAAACTATAACATATTACTCATGTTGTGATCAAACATTTGATCAATCCAAAACTTATCGTTACCCAGGTATTTGATTTTGAGTCAACCATCTTGTTTAAAAGAATAATCCTTCTCAATATGagttttaaaagaatttttatttgaatcaatGATTGATATAGTGTTCGATAACTCATCCTTTACGTTTCTAAAAGAACAGTGCAAGTATCTCAACTATGTTTTGAAACAAAATGGAGTTAAtcaaaatatacattgaaaattttAGTACAATATAAAATATGATTGGAAAACAAAGAAATCTGAAAAATAATAGATAGAAGCATAAATCATACTAGGGTTAAAGACACATAGGAATTCTACTATTGAAACCCTCTTTTAATGAATAAGAATtagatagatttaattttttggttaaattttataaatatggAAGTTGTTATAAAAAGATCATGAGAGACATACATTTtgcaatttcaaaaaaaaaaattgtaagtGACAATTTCATTTAACTAAATGTTCTAAACTTTTTTTATAAGCAAATCGTATTAGTGCATGATTACATATACTAAAATTTAGTAAATTAAGAAAACAGTAATCGTTGGTAATGattacataaattaaaattttgcaaatttaaaaaaattgaaattgacaTTGACTATTTTTTGTtatctatttttgaattttaaaattttagaatttgatagtagtaatttatttaaataaacatTATAAAAGGATATGTTCTCTGTTTATCATTTCTAATATAcattataaaaatttagaatttgatAGTAGtaatttgtttaaataatttgatagcCGAAGCTATGGAACCTAGAGAATCTGATACCATAAAGGTATTAGTCCTTAAGTGAAAATCAGGAAAAAATGAAGGGGAGAGagaattttattattgataaaattatttgaaagttagttatataaaaagaaaaaaatcttaCTTAAATACATTTGGTGGATAGTTTTAGAAATTTTAACTTAACTGAAACTGAGCTAACTCTTTTCATAGCTAACAGACTTTTTCAACAGATTACATACTTACATTTATTTCacttttataattatttgtCAATAAGATTTTCGCTCTACTATCATATACAACTCTCCATTTATACGGTAATgctagagaaaaaaaaaatttatcttatttaatatttattaattattataataattaatagatattaaataaaatatattttaattattttttactaatatttttttgcaTTGTTACTAAACATTTCCGTCATTTATATTCATTTTATTCACTTAATCCTATTTTATTGGTAgaccaaaacaaaaacaatgaGATATGGCAAAGGTTGCACTCTTTGTTAAATCAATAATTTATTGCTTCTTTATCTCACAAAAAGCACAAGGACATTCTCCAAGTAAAGGAGCTgcacataataataaaaaaaaagaattagtaATAAATAGGATAAATTagcaataataattttatttcataatagTACCTCTTAATTATGAAATAAGTTAGTTTTACTAAGTAGCACTAGAAAGCAATTAACCATCGCTCCCTATtcgattttttaattaaaatgatATCTTAAATATTAGactttaaatcttttaaattttattgtatAAACATATAATAATTAAGACTAAAACTTTCtcatattattttattgtataaaaTTATCATTTACCTTAAAGATAAACATATAAAAGGATTGGAAATCTTCTTTGCTCTTTAAATCTACAGAATTAGCACGAAACCACAAAATCCAAGCGTTGATGGCATGTGCCATAACCTaacaaattgaaaaataataatcaaGCAATATTATCATGGAAGGGAGATGCACATCCTTAATATAAGTAGACCTgtacataaaattattttatcgaaaatatttaatataaaacgatcaaaatttattatttttagtttatttaatatattttataataaataaatactaaataaaataaatttggattgattattttttgttttttagcATTATCCTTATTTATTACtgtattatataattaataaaatttattattttttattaatattttactaataacaaaaatatttttatatgtaatATCTAAAGAATAATATTGGCTAAAtctttaattttagttaaattctaaatattaaattctaaattttaaattttattaataatataaaaataagatattaatttaaaatattgattaatactaataaaaaatattaattttttagcaTTTTTCATATATTAAGTATAAGAAAATGTCAAGAGGGATTTGAAGTTGTAAAGTGTTTAAATTGGTAAGTGGTACAAAACCTTTACAATTATATGTCACGCaaaggaaaattaaatttaGACAATAATAGtcataatattatattatatatatactatagAATTGTAATATCTAAAGTAATATTCATTACCGTGAAGATTTTGCTCCATAGGAATGGAGATGTTAATCCCATTATAATGGCAATTCCATAAGTCATCTCAAGAAGTGAAATACACAACCAAAATACCTGACAAAGGATTAATACAAAAATGTGGGTACATGATACCAGAATAactactataaaaaaatatgtttattattattgaaattttAGTCGAATGTAGAAGGTGTAATTACTTCGTTGGTCcagttttgtgaaatttttaattagatttttatattttttaatttgatttttgtactaattttttttaattaagtttctCTTAAcagtaattggcttaattttatagggacttaactaaaaaaaattaatatagggactcaaataaaaggaaaaaaagtgtagggatccaattaagaaaaaaattggtgcaaagactcaattaaaaggaaaaaaagtacaAAAACTTAACTAAAAATTTCGTAAAACTATAGAGActaacagagtaattaaactaatttaaaattagatacCGTCGAATTTAGCATGAAAAATTTTGATGATAATGactgaaattcaaaattttaaaaacattacCTTCGGATAAAAATTCAATGATAAAGATGAGGTAAATTTTTtgtacataaataattaaaaatgacGGAATAATTATCGTCAGAAAATCTGACAATAATTTTATGGTGAAAATTTAGATGCAGtcgactttacgtgaagttgatagttaagagtcgttagatgaaaatttagttaaattaatcaaattatttagCAACTCTCAGTTATCAACTGCACATAAATTTTCacctaattttatttatcaaatcgTCATGTTTGGTATGACCTAACGGTTATGGTCAAATTTTTATAGACATTTCGATGATAATTCCAACAATAAtcaaacctttttttttttataaacctAATCATAAAATATATTCATTTTAGAGAGAAGAAATTACTCGTTTAGGACCCAAGCGTATAGACAAAGTTTGAAGACCTTCTTTTTTGTCTCCTTCAATGTCGGGTATGTCCTACATTCAATTCCAGCCAATATAGTATTACATTAGTTAAACACATTGAACAAAAATGATTGGTGATGAAAAAGATTCATTGTAAAAAAGTATAAAAGTTATTGTTACCTTGAACAATGATATAACTACATAGAAGAAGGTCATGACCACAGTGGTAAATGCTAGTGATCTTGTAAATATAAATGGCTTCTTCAGCACAAAGGTCTATAAATCGTGAACCCAAATATATATTAGACTTTccttgaaaattaaattattcatcAACACTATTATCATCACTACTATTTTTTGCATgaaaatgtttattttttttctttccttttgattttccTGAAAATGCTAGTTTTAGATACCTGATTTTGATTAACACAACCCAAAAATTATTGTGggtaaaaaaaaatgattacTCATAGAGTAATGtgagaattaattttttttaactaatatcggttaatctttttaaaatttaatttatttattttaaaatttaaatataaatcctaaatcttagatctttcagaatttttaatgtttaaaataaaaaataactaatattgattaattaaaaattgattcggtctatttttttatttttttgactgTTCATCATAATATCTCTTGATCCAACAAGTCAAAGACTAATTTGTCATAGATCTGCTAACGAGTGAGTTCATGACCACTCGACTAATCCAAATTAAATGACAAAACAATGTGTCTAATTAAAGAATATAGTTTTGTAGGGCAATGAGTACCTTCATGTGAAGATATGGTGCCAAATTATATGCAGTCAGAATAGTTGGTACGCCAGACAGTAATGTAAGAATTGTAGATTTCTTCCATCTTAAAAAGGGTAACTGaaagtatttaaaaataatacataattataaaaagaataaataaataaattaactacTAATTAATTAACATCAAATGAATATATAACATATACGATAATACGAAAACattgataaataaataacaaaggTGTACTAGTCTCTACATCATACGTAATAATTTATTAAGAAATTCTTTACTTAAAATTTTGCATGACATCATACCCGTTTTCAAATCGCTatctagattttaatttaaCCATTCATAATAGGTTTTTTTTGTTTGTGTCAcaaatgacaaaaataaaacaatttttaaaatattagggataaagaaacaaaaaaaaaaaaagagttgaagacaaaattaaatcaatacaaaattaAGGACAAAAGTTATGCTTTAATTTCATAATTGAATTTAGTTAAAATATgttctaaaaatatatattaaaaatataataatataaattttttaaatttttttatatttttaatacattgatgaaaatgtaaaaatattattttttgaaaatattatatCTTTGGTAAAATACTTTTATAATAGTTTTAAAATGTAATacttttatagtatttttaaaatgtatatATGCTGAAGACAGATGTATATATTAATAAACTCATTTATTCTTTTAGAAAAGGGAATAAATATCATTGATAACTTGAaagttatataaataaaagtacAAAACAATCAAAACCTTGAACATCTTAAAGCTATTTAAAGATCTGAGAGTGAAGGTTGCGgaatatgatatatatatatatatatatatatatatatatatatatatatatatatatatatatatataaggatataacaagaaaaaaatataatcaatTTGAATAAAAGGATATAAAACTAATTAGGTTCtaaatttttggtaaaaaattaatataaattaaatgttAAGTAGAgtaattttaaacttttgacaagtcaccaaaaaaaaaaaaaacttttgacAGCCATCAATTAATTAAGGGCAAGAAATAATTTGccattaatattaattaaacaaatttattTGCAAGCGAATGTATTGTATAAATAATCTTTTAGTTATATTTAtgttgaaattaaattttaaagtagTCCTTGAATTTggagtaattttaaatttagagatAAATTCAAAGTTTGATCACAAATTTATAGACTACTTTAAGATTTAACTTATTCATAATGAATAATAAGTCTTTTAAAATGAAGTTAAAAAGATGTaagtttataataaaaaaatttatttaacatAATTTAAAATGATTTAGAATCAAAAGTTACGTTAACTGAATAAGCAGTCatcaatataaaaattaatatgagACCCCAAAGCAAAGGCTTTGATCCTATCATCAGCGCAAGTCCAAAGCTCTGCAAAGAGATGAAAGAGATAAAGGATTAAAAATGAGTTAATACTTAAATTCATCTaagtaaaattatttattttttaaattaattttttaaaaattaaattaactatattaatttttaaaaaatataatcataaattaaattattcattTTATAAGTTAGATTATGATGTGCTATATTATATGCATGTGCTATAATGATGTGATAAGATAATGTtacatattataaaaataattagttgaTATATCATATCATTATTTAATATgtcataaatttatttagaattaaattaatttttatatatatgtgtatgtAGGTCAtcttatttctaaaattttaaaaatggatCAAATTAgtcttttgtattttttttcataatcttaaatttttaatatttcttcATTCAAAGTCATTTTCTCATttatattcttaaattttacattttcaaattttaacttttttgtagtaatttttttaattaaatgaatttATTAATGATTATTGGTAATTATAtactgaaaaattttaatttttttgtatctcacgaaaaaattataataattattttaaaatttcaatctcttggattttgttttgaatttgttgGATACTAACCCATTAGAAGATCCTTATTAACGTCTCTTGAAACAATTAAATAATTGAAGAGTAATATTATATAATCAATAAAATGTATTtgactaataaaaaattaaattttaaattttaaatactatcAGTATAAAAATAGAgtcttatttttataaaattttaggatttcaatgtaataaattttgttaagaGATGAAATTgtctaatataaaattttttaagaaccTATTTAGATGtatattcataaaaataaagtattagtctaaagtgttagtaaatattaataaaaaatattagctttctaatatttttcatagaaaaaatacttaaaatttttttttaacaagaatgaaataattAAAGCTGCGCCTATATCTTTATTATATGATAGCATTTGGCATGccaaatttcttttaatttatacttaatatttaatttatttttatacaatTATTATTGATTAGAAAGTGAGACGTTGAAACCTGGATATTCAAATTGAATAActaaaaacttaaaattgaaatccaaattaaaatttatttaggaGATACAAATTGAAATCCAATTTAGGAGATAATATATGGTGCCAAAAACAATAAGttcatatataaattattaaaactaCTCTTCTACTTTAGTTCATGATAACAATAAAGAAGTTTTGTGTGGCACACAAATTCAGTTCAACAGAATACataaattcaattataattttagtctttattatcttatcttatttttagttatcttctttttttattttatcttatctttatttttatctttcgTAAACAATGcactatatatatttaattttatttttataatttaatatttaattcaattcaatcaaatcaacaattaataaaaaaattttatcttttatttttctattctttcacaattttatcaTCGTACCATAAATAAAGATGCTGCAACAATAGCGAGTCCACCTCCAAAAGAAATTTTCGATGATGCCAATGGACGGTATGGCTTATTAATCtacaacaaataaaataaaacattttgGATACATAAGAAAAAAGGACCAACCATAACCAAAGTAACTAGTAATCTGAAAGCATGATTCTTAGAATCGAATTGAATTGGTCggtttaatttagttaattaaaaatcgATTATCAAATTTATTCGGTTCAATATAAAAATCGTATAGTGAATaagttaaaatttgaaaaaaatggtaaaaaataattaaccaaTCGAGGCAATGAGTTTTAGTTGTTAACTTTTTTacaataataaattacaaaaaattattcttttaaaaaattataattttatacataaatatatattattttattatatacaGTTAAATTTCGATTAAAATAGACATTAAATATCCTAGCTACTTTTGTGAACTCACAGCTGaacaaaacatttttttttgtaatcaTATTTATGTATTTACACAAAATCCAACATTATTCCAAACATGCAAAAgaaaacaatttattttttcacccaaattgtttatttttatttaataagttCATACCTTGTCTATTTCAATATCGGCTAACTGATTCACGCCAGTAGTATACAATTGCATAGAGCTATAAGCTGCCATAAACTGAAAGAAAAAAGCGAGAAAATTAAATCCtctacattatatatatatataagaaattCTTAGAGATTGAGAgagaaataaatatataatgtaaaataaattagtaAGTCAAAGCCCCTCACCTGTAACATGGAAATAAAAAATGTTGGAGATAAATCTGATAATTTTTCTACTGCAAGGAGTGATGAAGAAAGTATGCCCGATAACTGTCAATACATAAATAAAGTTAGTTTATGAAAAAGACTTAAAATTAGTTGGATCAAATAAATCTTAATATCATAATAATTAGTATTAATGAGTTTAattcatactaaaaacttagttcaaaaacatatttttgaatAGAGCTGTAGAtgttttgattaatttaaaaattaaacctgtttttttattaactaaaattttaattttaattaattaattaaatttgttttatataataaaattggttattaatcgattataaaatttagaaattagtttttttaatcggttataaaaataaaaaccagtttgaaaaaataatcaatgtttcaataaaaaaaattgatttttggaATGGAACAAAAACCggtttttaaaaaagaaaaaactactttttaaaaaaaaaattgaatttttaatctaaaaaattaaaattaaaactttttaaattttagttttgatTTTGGTTAACCgattaaaaatcattttttttaatttagttttggttaactaattttaaaaaatataaatataattttaaaattattttattaaattaattaaccaaaatgtaattataattttttaaccgattaactatattttaattttttttaatgtacatCCCTATTCTTGAGAGTAGAGtggcaaattaaattagatcgGATAGATAATTTTagtattataatattaaaattgaatgAATCTAATTCATTCcacaaatatatatttttgagagctttataaatttttttagaaatattatttttgaaaaatacgATACTCATAATAATAATGTTTGCAATATTATAATTATCAAACATCTAGCATTAACACAAGATGGAGAAGGATTTTAAtgattgtttaaaaaaaaaaattgaactaACCAGGCCAATTAACGCATAGAATACGCTAAACTTTTGGATAGTATGCGTAACATCTTTGATAGAATTCCAAATGGGTTTTGCAGAATCAGGTTGTGATTCAGGTTCATTCTTCGATTGTGCATGAGTTGCATTCACAAAGTGTTTTCTCTTAATTTGATCACATGTATAATGATTCTTCTGATTATGCTGCAATAATAATGGTGTCTCAATGCAAGTTTTCTCTTTTGGATATTTCCCATTATTATGCCATAAAGCTCTCACTGCATGTGAACCTGCAAAACCAAATTTTATATATCacaatacaaaaatattatttttataccaaaattaattattagtgtatttgtatataatacatgtgtaatttaatttatttttaatatgtatttctattccaatatatattttatactagtgattaattttagtattcCTGTAACATTATGATCACAATAACATAGCTGAGGTGGTTAATATTTAGTTAATGAATAGAAAGTGGCAGACGattaataacaagaaattaaatatgTTCCTCAAGAAACTTTGCTTAACCAAAAGAAGTCAAAACAATCGATGTCCAAAAGTTATCTCTCTGTTCTGaattgtgtttttatttttagtattttttattttaaaattatatgaaaaaaaatagataatatgaaaataacaaaattatgttttgtttttattgtttttaccttttttcttttttttaaataaaaaatattaataatgaaaATGCAAATTAAATATACCGTAAATGGTCGAACAGAGTTATTGTTCGTTTGACTAACGACAATCAACTGATGTCAGCAGGGGGTCGGCCCTCCGTTGGTTAGTTGGTGGTGCTAATTAGAAGGCAGCCAAAGTCAATCAACTAGGTCTGTTCGGTGGGAAATCAATCGCAAGTCGATCACTATAGACTGGCGGGTAGTTGGTGGCTACGGTAGGTTGGTCAGTTGGCTCAGTCGTGGGAGGTGGGCTTATCAATTAGATAACCGACGTCCATCATAGACCATTTGTTGATCCGGGTAAGCCAGTGGTCGGCGTAGTAAGTCTATCTGCACGAGATCAGTTTGTTAGCTGGCATTCTGCCACGAGGTAGTTGGTGGTAGGTCAATTGGATCTATTAGTCGTAATCAATTTGTGAGCAGTCTGTCTATTGGTGGGTTAATTGATGTTAATCATGAGGGTGGTTTGTTGATGGGTTGGGTTATGTCAACAGTTGGTAGGCTAGTAGGGGTAAGTCAATAGGAAGGCAGCCTAGGTCATTCTACGATTGGGAGTAGGTTGTTGGATGGTCGGTTGGAGATGGTCAATTGGACAAGGTCAGTTGATTGGTCAGGGATTGTCAGTTGGCTGTTAGCTAATACCACAACAGGTTGTTAGCATGTCATTGGTTGGGCAACGTCAATCATAGGGAGGTTTGTTGGCAAGTTTGTATCAGTCAATTGTGATCAATCGGAGCCCGCTTGCGGTCGATGTTGATCCGTTGTCTGGACAACCAGGCATCGATCAATAATTAGCTAGCGA
Above is a genomic segment from Arachis stenosperma cultivar V10309 chromosome 1, arast.V10309.gnm1.PFL2, whole genome shotgun sequence containing:
- the LOC130964540 gene encoding naringenin 8-dimethylallyltransferase 2, chloroplastic-like isoform X2; translated protein: MASTSRLLLHGSLPPPTTSISKTITGSHAVRALWHNNGKYPKEKTCIETPLLLQHNQKNHYTCDQIKRKHFVNATHAQSKNEPESQPDSAKPIWNSIKDVTHTIQKFSVFYALIGLLSGILSSSLLAVEKLSDLSPTFFISMLQFMAAYSSMQLYTTGVNQLADIEIDKINKPYRPLASSKISFGGGLAIVAASLFMSFGLALMIGSKPLLWGLILIFILMTAYSLPFLRWKKSTILTLLSGVPTILTAYNLAPYLHMKTFVLKKPFIFTRSLAFTTVVMTFFYVVISLFKDIPDIEGDKKEGLQTLSIRLGPKRVFWLCISLLEMTYGIAIIMGLTSPFLWSKIFTVMAHAINAWILWFRANSVDLKSKEDFQSFYMFIFKLLYLENVLVLFVR
- the LOC130964540 gene encoding naringenin 8-dimethylallyltransferase 2, chloroplastic-like isoform X1, whose product is MASTSRLLLHGSLPPPTTSISKTITGSHAVRALWHNNGKYPKEKTCIETPLLLQHNQKNHYTCDQIKRKHFVNATHAQSKNEPESQPDSAKPIWNSIKDVTHTIQKFSVFYALIGLLSGILSSSLLAVEKLSDLSPTFFISMLQFMAAYSSMQLYTTGVNQLADIEIDKINKPYRPLASSKISFGGGLAIVAASLFMSFGLALMIGSKPLLWGLILIFILMTAYSVNLPFLRWKKSTILTLLSGVPTILTAYNLAPYLHMKTFVLKKPFIFTRSLAFTTVVMTFFYVVISLFKDIPDIEGDKKEGLQTLSIRLGPKRVFWLCISLLEMTYGIAIIMGLTSPFLWSKIFTVMAHAINAWILWFRANSVDLKSKEDFQSFYMFIFKLLYLENVLVLFVR